A DNA window from Gopherus evgoodei ecotype Sinaloan lineage chromosome 22, rGopEvg1_v1.p, whole genome shotgun sequence contains the following coding sequences:
- the LOC115638732 gene encoding protein ANTAGONIST OF LIKE HETEROCHROMATIN PROTEIN 1-like, protein MREWLVLLLCLGRRREMAGRGAGAERAAWLRQYYTQRQKRLMTLLIARRRRSSCYFHPRSWPSFRNADWWEQVVLKDFQPRDWLEKFRMSKETFFYVCNQLRPKLSHPSTQPHPMLPLEQRVAVAVWHLATNVEYQTISPLFGVGPSTVQNCVKEVSYAIVLLLKPLYLRLPSEQELENMVRIFSARWGFPHCIGALDSLHVPIHAPAHLGADYCNSQRWHSVLTQATVDGLGQFWDICAGFPGSMANSTVLENSSLWVLAREGRLFPTPLKHFMGRAQRYVLLGDASYPLRDWILKPYSEDGTLTPQQLQFNYRLKRAHSVIENAFLRLKARWQFLLKCDDCSLDLLPTVILACCTLHNVCEAHDSPFNDEWLEVLEPAEFSKPCQPVPVSMDDSSAEEVRELMCEYFESYGEG, encoded by the exons ATGCGGGagtggctggtgctgctgctgtgcctggggaggaggcgggagaTGGCCGGCCGGGGGGCCGGGGCGGAGCGGGCAGCCTGGCTGCGGCAGTACTACACGCAGAGACAGAAGAGGCTGATGACG CTGCTGATTGCCCGCCGGAGGAGATCTAGCTGTTACTTCCACCCACGCTCATGGCCCAGCTTCCGGAACGCTGACTGGTGGGAACAGGTGGTCCTGAAAGACTTCCAGCCTCGGGACTGGCTGGAGAAATTCCGAATGTCCAAGGAGACCTTCTTCTATGTCTGCAACCAGCTGCGACCCAAGCTGTCCCACCCGagtacccagccccaccccatgctGCCTCTGGAGCAGCGGGTAGCCGTGGCCGTTTGGCACCTGGCCACCAATGTAGAGTACCAGACAATCAGCCCCCTCTTTGGGGTGGGTCCGTCCACAGTGCAGAACTGTGTCAAGGAGGTCAGCTACGCCATTGTGCTGCTGCTGAAGCCGCTCTACCTCCGGCTGCCCAGCGAGCAGGAGCTGGAGAACATGGTGCGCATCTTCAGTGCCCGCTGGGGATTCCCACACTGCATCGGTGCCTTGGACAGCCTCCATGTCCCCATCCATGCCCCTGCGCACCTCGGTGCCGACTACTGCAACAGCCAGCGCTGGCATTCTGTCCTCACGCAGGCCACGGTGGATGGGCTGGGTCAGTTCTGGGACATCTGCGCCGGCTTCCCTGGCAGCATGGCGAACAGCACTGTCCTGGaaaactccagcttgtgggtgtTAGCCAGGGAGGGCCGCCTCTTCCCAACCCCCCTGAAACATTTCATGGGGAGGGCACAAAGGTACGTCCTGTTGGGAGATGCCTCTTACCCACTGCGGGACTGGATCCTCAAGCCTTACTCAGAAGACGGCAccctcaccccacagcagctccagttCAACTATCGCCTGAAGCGAGCCCACAGCGTGATCGAGAATGCCTTCCTGCGCCTCAAGGCCCGGTGGCAGTTCCTCCTGAAATGTGACGACTGCAGCCTGGACCTGCTGCCCACAGTCATCCTCGCCTGTTGCACCCTGCACAACGTGTGCGAGGCCCACGACAGCCCCTTCAATGATGAGTGGCTGGAGGTGCTAGAGCCCGCCGAGTTCTCAAAGCCCTGCCAGCCTGTGCCCGTGTCCATGGATGACAGCAGCGCCGAGGAAGTGCGAGAGCTGATGTGCGAATACTTTGAAAGCTACGGAGAAGGCTGA